One Candidatus Gastranaerophilales bacterium DNA segment encodes these proteins:
- the glyS gene encoding glycine--tRNA ligase subunit beta produces the protein MNKYLIEIGTEELPYKFIATAVTQLKDGLGKSLEENKIKFDSIKTFATPRRMTLLVENIALKQDDIQKTIKGPISNIAYDENRNLTKAAEGFAKKNNVAPEALFEKDNYVWANVEQKGKESKAILQQVIPELVMKLRGSHFMRWADLDVKFQRPIRWIVSIFNNEKLEIQIADIVSSNVSRGHRFSDKTSVVIDSPDKYEAVLESAHVIVDAEKRKKKIVESATKKAQEIRADVAIEDELLEEVTYLTEWPVPVVCDFEEKYLNIPDKVTVTVMATHQRYFPLYKDGKLLNKFITMANYVGDAIDNIKAGNERVVTARLEDAIFFFDEDTKKSLVDYVEDLKGVTFQKGLGSVYDKTQRIVKLSKSIADELKINSDTIARTALLCKADLVTSLVFEFTELQGFIGSDYAKISGEKQEVVDGIKEHYYPLNADAEIAKSIEGQVVGIADKVDTVVAVFSEGKKISGSQDPLGVRRATLGVLKTIILNNLDINLDELIKKSIDLMPIEIEDKDKLYKTIKEFFEQRLIVLYSDNYKHDVIESCLNKNVLADLKDFVQRLQIVSALVEKENYGSFHEAVNRVIRIIKDNESHELPNESLFNTQQENALWEYIKSIDTDKISYSELTVALENSITSINDFFDKVLVMDKDENIKQNRINLLSQTKKKFASIADFSKIVH, from the coding sequence ATGAATAAATACTTGATTGAAATCGGAACCGAAGAACTCCCTTATAAGTTTATTGCTACTGCGGTTACTCAACTTAAAGACGGATTGGGAAAATCTTTAGAGGAAAATAAAATTAAGTTTGATTCAATCAAAACTTTTGCCACACCTCGTCGTATGACGCTTCTTGTTGAAAATATTGCTTTGAAACAAGATGATATTCAAAAAACAATAAAAGGACCTATTTCTAACATTGCTTATGATGAAAATCGCAATCTTACAAAGGCTGCTGAAGGTTTCGCTAAGAAAAATAATGTTGCTCCGGAAGCTTTGTTTGAAAAAGATAATTATGTTTGGGCAAATGTCGAGCAAAAAGGTAAAGAATCAAAAGCTATTTTGCAACAAGTTATTCCTGAACTCGTTATGAAGCTTAGAGGCTCTCACTTTATGCGTTGGGCGGATTTGGATGTCAAATTCCAACGTCCTATCAGGTGGATTGTTTCTATATTTAACAATGAAAAATTGGAAATTCAAATCGCAGATATCGTTTCCTCTAATGTTTCAAGAGGACATAGATTTAGTGACAAAACTTCTGTTGTTATTGACTCACCTGATAAATATGAAGCTGTTTTGGAATCAGCCCATGTAATTGTTGATGCTGAAAAAAGAAAAAAGAAAATTGTTGAATCTGCTACAAAAAAAGCTCAAGAAATCAGAGCTGACGTTGCTATCGAAGATGAACTTTTAGAAGAAGTTACATATCTTACCGAATGGCCGGTTCCTGTTGTTTGTGATTTTGAAGAAAAATATTTGAATATCCCTGATAAAGTAACAGTTACCGTCATGGCTACTCATCAAAGATATTTCCCTTTGTATAAAGATGGGAAATTGTTGAATAAATTTATCACCATGGCAAATTATGTAGGCGATGCTATTGACAATATTAAAGCTGGTAACGAAAGAGTCGTAACCGCTCGTCTTGAAGATGCTATTTTCTTTTTTGATGAAGATACGAAAAAATCTTTAGTCGATTACGTCGAAGATTTGAAAGGTGTTACATTCCAAAAAGGTTTGGGTTCTGTTTATGATAAAACGCAAAGAATTGTTAAACTTTCTAAATCTATAGCTGATGAATTAAAAATAAATTCTGATACAATCGCAAGAACGGCTTTGTTATGTAAAGCGGATTTAGTTACCAGCTTGGTTTTTGAATTTACAGAGCTTCAAGGCTTTATCGGCTCTGATTATGCTAAAATCTCAGGTGAAAAACAAGAAGTCGTAGATGGTATAAAAGAACATTATTACCCGCTAAATGCTGACGCTGAAATTGCTAAGAGTATTGAAGGTCAAGTTGTTGGTATTGCTGACAAAGTCGATACTGTCGTGGCCGTATTCTCTGAGGGGAAGAAAATTTCAGGCTCTCAAGACCCGCTTGGCGTAAGACGTGCAACTTTGGGTGTTTTAAAAACTATAATTTTAAATAATTTGGATATAAATCTTGATGAACTTATTAAAAAGTCTATAGACCTTATGCCTATTGAAATTGAAGATAAGGATAAGTTGTACAAAACTATCAAAGAATTCTTTGAGCAACGTTTGATTGTGCTTTATTCTGACAATTATAAGCATGACGTAATTGAATCTTGCTTAAACAAAAATGTTTTAGCTGATTTGAAAGATTTTGTTCAAAGACTTCAAATAGTTTCTGCTCTTGTAGAAAAAGAAAACTACGGCAGTTTCCATGAAGCAGTTAATCGTGTAATTAGAATTATCAAAGACAATGAGTCACATGAACTCCCCAATGAGTCATTATTTAATACCCAACAAGAGAATGCTTTATGGGAATATATAAAGTCTATTGATACTGATAAAATTTCATATAGTGAACTTACAGTTGCTTTAGAAAATTCAATAACTTCAATTAATGATTTCTTTGACAAGGTTCTTGTTATGGATAAAGATGAAAATATTAAGCAAAACAGAATTAATCTTTTGTCACAAACAAAGAAAAAATTTGCATCTATTGCCGATTTTTCTAAAATAGTTCACTAA
- a CDS encoding PDZ domain-containing protein → MNNFKFVLTALLLIAVLGAIDTAYVNQSLSRFKMSMIYRDRPVVIGVGVEETGNALKIKDVVHGTPAHQAGVLHSDTLVSVNNVKISSARRLQDVLGNLSNEERIILGIIREGSSDITYVPLNIVRAEL, encoded by the coding sequence GTGAATAATTTTAAATTTGTTTTGACGGCTTTATTGTTAATTGCGGTTTTAGGAGCGATTGATACTGCGTATGTAAATCAATCGCTTTCTAGATTTAAAATGTCCATGATATATAGAGATAGACCTGTGGTTATTGGCGTAGGTGTTGAGGAAACCGGGAATGCTCTCAAAATAAAAGATGTTGTCCACGGGACTCCTGCTCATCAAGCCGGCGTGCTCCACTCAGATACATTGGTAAGCGTTAATAATGTCAAAATATCTTCTGCTCGGAGGTTGCAAGACGTTTTGGGTAATCTGTCTAACGAAGAAAGAATTATCCTCGGTATCATCAGAGAAGGAAGCTCTGATATTACATATGTGCCTTTAAATATTGTAAGAGCCGAACTTTAA
- a CDS encoding S-layer homology domain-containing protein, which yields MKKKILSAFLAFSLMLSNVGAVLAANLNDINPNFFANEEINNVVDRKVIIPYQDNTFRPWVVVNRAEFTGMLLRALELDQTPITIKTAYKDVNEKTTGYKDIVIAEQIGLVYGYKDGTFQPKRIITKAETSSIMSHITKDTVIDKTILEQFNDYKMIPKWAVMPYAKAVKYGLYCNIPNPKILNPNAQLKRVEAAILLATLMKKLEYLNEQYRKQKAAEEEAAAAKKPEPPKEYILGTEHLETYPYAAVNKVTVTNFRKILLAKNVFQVSFLDTFMSKKHQVGDVVQLYFKQDVKTKEGTLIFPANTKLYATIKELKKPGWVNKNAEVYLDFTEVQYPSGKKIPFVARVLNNYDGVLKENYWQKPLVYTAAGAAVGTGVGLGIGGGTGKTSTGLAIGLPVGAGVGLATGFLTKGVNYKAKANENVYVELKLDCNLYNEGQEPKDQL from the coding sequence ATGAAAAAGAAGATTTTATCAGCATTTTTAGCGTTTTCGTTAATGCTATCAAATGTGGGGGCTGTTTTAGCAGCAAACTTAAACGACATTAACCCTAATTTCTTTGCAAATGAAGAAATTAATAATGTTGTTGACAGAAAGGTAATAATTCCTTACCAAGACAATACATTCCGCCCATGGGTTGTTGTAAACAGAGCAGAATTTACAGGAATGTTATTAAGAGCATTAGAGCTTGACCAAACTCCTATCACCATTAAAACTGCTTACAAAGATGTGAACGAAAAAACAACGGGATACAAAGATATCGTAATAGCTGAACAAATCGGCTTGGTCTATGGATACAAAGACGGTACTTTCCAACCCAAAAGAATTATCACAAAAGCTGAAACATCTTCTATTATGAGCCACATAACAAAAGATACGGTTATTGACAAAACAATTCTTGAACAATTTAACGATTATAAAATGATTCCGAAATGGGCAGTTATGCCATACGCAAAAGCTGTTAAATACGGTTTATATTGCAATATTCCTAACCCAAAAATATTGAACCCGAATGCTCAATTAAAAAGAGTTGAAGCTGCGATTTTATTAGCAACATTAATGAAAAAACTTGAATATTTGAATGAACAATATAGAAAACAAAAAGCAGCTGAAGAAGAAGCTGCTGCTGCAAAGAAACCGGAACCGCCAAAAGAATACATCTTGGGCACTGAACACTTGGAAACATATCCCTATGCAGCCGTTAATAAAGTAACAGTTACAAATTTCCGTAAAATATTACTTGCAAAAAATGTATTCCAAGTATCTTTCCTTGACACATTTATGTCAAAGAAACACCAAGTCGGCGATGTTGTTCAACTATATTTCAAACAAGATGTCAAAACTAAAGAGGGAACCTTGATTTTCCCTGCAAACACAAAATTGTATGCAACAATCAAAGAATTAAAGAAACCTGGTTGGGTAAACAAAAACGCAGAAGTCTATTTGGATTTTACAGAAGTTCAATATCCATCAGGCAAGAAAATTCCTTTTGTTGCAAGAGTTTTAAATAATTACGATGGCGTGTTAAAAGAAAACTATTGGCAAAAACCTTTAGTCTACACAGCAGCAGGTGCTGCAGTCGGAACCGGCGTAGGGCTTGGAATTGGCGGCGGAACAGGTAAAACATCTACAGGGCTTGCCATCGGACTTCCTGTCGGAGCCGGTGTAGGCTTGGCAACAGGATTTTTAACCAAAGGTGTCAATTATAAAGCGAAAGCAAATGAAAACGTTTACGTTGAACTTAAACTTGATTGCAATTTATACAACGAAGGTCAAGAACCTAAAGACCAACTATAG
- the pnuC gene encoding nicotinamide riboside transporter PnuC, which produces MQNDKSNIKNFIKSEFSGWSHFEVSFLLLAVIAVSIASFYKEDSGFALTSAVFGIIYTVMAGKGRVSCYFFGVVGTLCCAYISYKIALYGNFALHLGYYFPMEIIGFFTWRKNLQKTTNEIIKSQLSSKERVIITLLTIAATIMAYVFFKKIGDMCPFVDASMTVLSLLGMYLTVKRDIEQWLVWTLVNILSVIMWFNAFSQGEHIFAILIVRIIYFFLGIYFFVNWKKQIANRC; this is translated from the coding sequence ATGCAAAATGATAAATCTAATATAAAGAATTTTATAAAATCTGAATTTTCAGGCTGGTCGCACTTTGAAGTGTCTTTTTTACTTCTTGCTGTAATTGCCGTCAGTATAGCTTCTTTTTATAAAGAGGATTCTGGTTTTGCTTTAACTTCTGCTGTCTTTGGGATTATATACACGGTCATGGCTGGTAAAGGAAGGGTTTCGTGCTATTTTTTCGGAGTTGTCGGCACTCTATGTTGTGCCTATATTTCGTATAAAATTGCTTTATACGGCAATTTCGCTTTGCATTTGGGATATTATTTCCCAATGGAAATTATAGGATTTTTTACATGGAGAAAAAACCTCCAAAAAACTACTAATGAAATTATTAAGTCGCAATTATCATCCAAAGAAAGAGTAATAATAACCCTTTTGACGATAGCGGCAACTATAATGGCTTATGTTTTCTTTAAAAAAATAGGCGATATGTGCCCTTTTGTAGATGCTTCGATGACGGTGTTGTCTTTGCTCGGCATGTACCTTACCGTCAAAAGAGATATAGAACAATGGCTTGTGTGGACTCTTGTAAATATTCTATCTGTAATTATGTGGTTTAATGCTTTTAGTCAAGGAGAGCATATTTTTGCCATTTTGATTGTAAGAATAATTTATTTCTTTTTAGGTATATACTTCTTTGTAAATTGGAAAAAACAAATTGCAAATAGATGTTAA
- a CDS encoding TIGR03905 family TSCPD domain-containing protein has product MKIQYQPQGVCSKIINLEIENNKVISAEFIGGCDGNAKGICSLVKNMSVNEVIEKLQGITCGPKSTSCPDQLAKCLIHYQKEVEQTV; this is encoded by the coding sequence ATGAAAATTCAGTACCAACCTCAAGGCGTATGCTCTAAAATTATTAACTTAGAAATAGAAAACAATAAAGTTATTTCTGCAGAATTTATAGGCGGTTGCGACGGAAATGCGAAGGGAATTTGTAGCTTGGTAAAAAATATGTCCGTCAATGAAGTGATTGAAAAATTGCAAGGCATAACTTGTGGTCCTAAATCCACAAGTTGCCCAGACCAACTTGCAAAATGCCTTATTCATTATCAGAAAGAAGTCGAACAAACTGTCTAG
- a CDS encoding ferritin: MINEKLEKAINEQINAEYYSEYLYLAMKGFFKELNLPGFVNWFDVQVQEEHAHATGMYDYLYERGGKVDLLKIDAPKVEGNCPLTIFEHVLRHEELVTSKINALVDVAEEVKDRAALSLLDWYVKEQVEEEANVTNVLRTLRFIGDDKKALLMLDKDLGARVFNPPVIG; encoded by the coding sequence ATGATAAATGAAAAATTAGAAAAAGCTATCAATGAACAAATAAATGCTGAATATTATTCTGAATATTTGTATTTGGCTATGAAAGGCTTTTTTAAAGAATTGAATTTGCCAGGTTTCGTAAATTGGTTTGATGTCCAAGTTCAAGAAGAACACGCACATGCGACAGGCATGTACGATTATTTGTATGAACGTGGCGGAAAAGTTGATTTGCTAAAAATAGATGCACCTAAAGTGGAAGGAAATTGTCCGCTTACTATTTTTGAACATGTTTTAAGACATGAAGAACTTGTTACTTCAAAGATTAACGCTCTTGTTGATGTCGCAGAAGAAGTGAAAGACAGAGCCGCTCTATCTTTATTGGATTGGTATGTCAAAGAACAAGTTGAAGAAGAAGCTAATGTTACAAACGTTTTAAGAACCTTGAGATTTATAGGCGATGACAAAAAAGCATTGTTAATGTTGGATAAAGATTTGGGTGCAAGAGTATTTAATCCGCCAGTAATCGGCTAG
- a CDS encoding pitrilysin family protein, whose protein sequence is MKKIFITFIVLFFGLAGFAADYNTYKLENGQTVIIKEVHDNPMVIIDTWINTGSVNETDKNTGVAHFLEHLFFKGTLKHPAKDFDRILESKGAITNAATSKDFTHYYILIPSKYFNLAMDLHSDMLLNPLIPRKELEKERKVVLEEISKNNDNPTTVMYNKMNDAMYKIHPYKREVIGTRNVIETIPREDIMEFYNKWYVPSNMTTVIVGDVDSEKALNSVKKYFVKEGNVAQKAPKAIYKMDKKPSRPVEITTPFKVETAYMVLGFKGCQNAKSKDSYSLDLLATILGDGKTSRLYKTLKEQKQLVYSIGSGHSSYKQDSTFYVTANFAPENADKIKDSTLAEINKIKLKGVDEEELEKAKKIVERDTYYSRESISNIANEIGYTMILTGDSDYYANYLNNMKKVTVQDVQNAAKQYLDTNSMVESVIMPENVKLADKKDSTKKDYSAKVISQNGNIIKYELQNGADLIINHNKSNDIVAMDISVKGGNFTEKIKGLGTVTADAMLKGTQKYTTQELALMLEETGVRIVPQAKADTFSIGVKYTANERDTAFDLLNEVLNNANLDAYDIEKVKKDKMDNIKKTRDNPTSVVFEEFKTAMWDGTAYGNSGKVLEKTIPSIKQNDVKVFYDGLFSPKNIVISVNGNVDDKTLINYFSQLFSTKQNAHKVVLANYSSQFTPKNQNLLVKTPKDTQTAWIVIGWRVNGVLNKKDWATLQVIDSLLGGGMSSRLFTELRDQEGLAYQVGSTYAPNFNKGAFAVYIGTNPKTAIVARDGLMSEITKLKKEFVGDKELTQAKDKLLGNYVLSLETNMDKASTIGWFEVSDRGYMFMNEFPKLIESVTVQDIISTANKYFSEPYVMSVVGPKAVVDKF, encoded by the coding sequence ATGAAAAAAATATTTATAACTTTTATAGTGTTGTTTTTCGGTTTAGCTGGTTTTGCTGCCGATTACAATACGTATAAACTTGAAAACGGTCAAACAGTTATTATTAAAGAAGTCCATGACAACCCGATGGTGATTATTGACACTTGGATAAATACAGGCTCTGTAAACGAAACTGACAAAAATACAGGTGTTGCACACTTTTTGGAACATTTGTTCTTTAAGGGCACTTTAAAACATCCAGCTAAAGATTTTGATAGAATTCTTGAGTCTAAAGGTGCAATTACAAATGCGGCTACAAGCAAGGATTTTACTCATTATTATATTTTAATTCCTTCAAAATACTTTAACCTCGCTATGGATTTGCATTCTGATATGCTTTTAAATCCGTTGATTCCGAGAAAAGAACTTGAAAAAGAAAGAAAAGTTGTATTAGAAGAAATTTCTAAAAACAATGATAATCCTACGACAGTTATGTATAACAAAATGAATGACGCAATGTATAAAATACATCCTTACAAGCGTGAAGTTATTGGGACAAGAAATGTAATCGAAACTATTCCTCGTGAAGATATTATGGAGTTTTACAATAAATGGTATGTCCCATCTAATATGACCACTGTTATTGTCGGGGATGTCGATAGCGAAAAAGCTTTAAATTCTGTTAAAAAATATTTCGTAAAAGAAGGAAATGTCGCTCAAAAAGCCCCTAAAGCTATTTATAAAATGGATAAGAAACCTTCTCGACCTGTTGAAATAACAACTCCTTTTAAAGTGGAAACAGCATATATGGTTCTCGGGTTTAAAGGGTGCCAAAATGCAAAAAGTAAAGATTCTTATTCGCTTGATTTGTTAGCAACTATTTTGGGTGATGGCAAAACTTCAAGATTATATAAAACCTTAAAAGAACAAAAACAGCTTGTATATTCAATAGGTTCGGGACATTCTTCTTATAAACAAGATTCTACTTTTTATGTTACTGCTAATTTTGCACCTGAAAATGCGGATAAAATAAAAGATTCAACTTTGGCTGAGATTAATAAAATTAAGCTCAAAGGAGTTGACGAAGAAGAACTTGAAAAAGCAAAAAAAATTGTTGAAAGAGATACCTATTATTCTAGAGAATCAATCTCCAATATCGCTAATGAAATAGGCTATACAATGATTTTGACCGGTGATTCGGATTATTATGCTAACTATTTGAACAATATGAAAAAAGTCACTGTTCAAGATGTTCAAAATGCAGCAAAACAATACCTTGATACAAATTCTATGGTCGAGTCGGTTATTATGCCGGAAAATGTTAAATTGGCTGACAAAAAAGACTCTACTAAAAAGGATTATTCTGCAAAAGTTATTTCGCAAAACGGTAATATTATCAAATATGAGCTTCAAAATGGAGCTGATTTGATTATTAATCATAACAAATCTAATGATATTGTTGCGATGGATATTTCTGTAAAGGGCGGTAATTTTACGGAAAAAATTAAAGGCTTAGGCACAGTTACCGCCGACGCTATGCTAAAAGGAACTCAAAAATATACAACTCAAGAATTAGCTTTAATGCTCGAAGAAACCGGAGTCCGAATTGTCCCACAGGCAAAAGCTGATACGTTTTCAATAGGGGTTAAATATACAGCAAATGAACGTGATACGGCATTTGATTTGCTGAATGAGGTTTTGAATAATGCAAATCTTGACGCTTATGATATCGAAAAAGTTAAAAAAGACAAAATGGATAATATAAAAAAGACACGTGATAACCCGACGAGCGTTGTCTTTGAAGAATTTAAAACAGCTATGTGGGATGGCACTGCCTACGGAAATTCGGGAAAAGTATTGGAAAAAACTATTCCTTCAATTAAACAAAATGATGTAAAAGTTTTTTATGACGGTTTGTTTAGTCCCAAAAATATAGTTATTTCAGTAAATGGAAATGTTGACGATAAGACATTAATTAATTATTTTTCACAACTTTTCAGCACGAAACAAAATGCACACAAAGTTGTTTTAGCAAACTATTCATCACAATTTACCCCAAAAAATCAAAATTTATTGGTTAAGACTCCGAAAGATACCCAAACTGCTTGGATTGTTATAGGCTGGAGGGTCAATGGTGTTCTCAATAAAAAAGATTGGGCTACTCTGCAGGTTATTGATTCTTTGCTGGGTGGAGGGATGAGCTCTCGCTTGTTTACAGAGCTTCGGGACCAAGAGGGACTTGCTTATCAGGTCGGGTCTACTTATGCTCCCAATTTCAATAAGGGTGCTTTTGCTGTTTACATCGGCACAAACCCTAAAACTGCAATTGTCGCCAGAGATGGCTTGATGAGTGAAATTACTAAGCTTAAAAAAGAGTTTGTTGGTGACAAAGAGCTTACTCAAGCAAAAGATAAACTTTTGGGGAATTATGTTCTTTCTTTAGAAACAAATATGGACAAAGCCTCTACAATAGGTTGGTTTGAGGTTTCAGACAGAGGCTATATGTTCATGAATGAATTTCCAAAATTAATCGAAAGCGTAACGGTTCAGGATATTATTTCAACAGCAAATAAATATTTCTCAGAGCCATACGTGATGAGCGTTGTAGGACCAAAGGCGGTTGTTGATAAATTCTAA
- a CDS encoding glycosyltransferase family 4 protein yields MKNIKIAILLDGLNHGDNTGRGATSYAVNFIENLTKNFQVDLYCKSSDLDKFFDINVIKLEDINVTSSFFEDKGYSFVWDWTESFFKSDEYKTFFLRHSHSKIYREFVVRTPFEMFFKKIFSRSRLMNKERIEEVQEEFNDYNFLIANSSIAKRDFVNYCKMPFENVDVLYPCLKEFKPYKKAENKTFTFGMSATTFALKGGYTFLEALHKLNKTHKDFKAKIIYPNHKKTPFFKILLFLLGLQNKVEFLDFQPDMSDFYTSIDCLVCPSREETFGLVILEAMASGRPVIASSRCGAVDIIAHNANSWIFDYETKPVKNLSETMKEVLACNNLDEISEFAYLTAKNFNMERHSEDLKKILTSHLKQESLV; encoded by the coding sequence ATGAAAAACATAAAAATCGCAATTCTTTTAGACGGTTTAAACCATGGCGACAACACAGGGCGTGGGGCGACTTCCTACGCTGTGAATTTTATTGAAAATTTAACCAAAAATTTTCAAGTCGACCTTTATTGCAAGAGTAGCGACTTGGATAAATTCTTTGACATAAATGTTATTAAACTTGAAGACATAAATGTAACTAGCTCTTTTTTCGAAGATAAAGGCTACTCATTTGTTTGGGATTGGACAGAGAGCTTTTTCAAATCTGATGAATATAAAACCTTCTTCCTAAGACATTCCCACTCCAAAATATATAGAGAATTTGTCGTCAGAACACCTTTTGAAATGTTTTTTAAAAAAATATTTTCAAGAAGCAGATTGATGAACAAAGAAAGAATTGAAGAAGTTCAAGAAGAATTTAATGATTATAATTTTCTAATCGCAAATTCCTCGATTGCTAAACGTGATTTTGTAAACTACTGCAAAATGCCTTTCGAAAATGTTGACGTCTTATACCCCTGTTTAAAAGAATTTAAACCATATAAAAAAGCGGAAAATAAAACCTTTACTTTCGGAATGAGTGCAACTACTTTTGCCCTTAAAGGCGGCTATACTTTTTTAGAAGCCTTACATAAATTAAACAAAACTCATAAAGACTTTAAGGCTAAAATCATTTACCCTAATCATAAAAAAACACCATTTTTTAAAATATTATTATTCTTGTTAGGATTGCAAAATAAAGTTGAATTTTTAGATTTCCAACCTGATATGAGCGATTTTTATACCTCTATCGATTGTCTTGTATGCCCTTCCAGAGAAGAAACTTTCGGGCTTGTAATACTTGAAGCAATGGCATCAGGGCGTCCTGTCATTGCATCATCAAGATGCGGGGCTGTCGATATAATCGCACACAACGCCAACAGCTGGATTTTCGATTATGAAACCAAGCCGGTTAAAAATTTATCTGAAACGATGAAAGAAGTTCTTGCCTGCAATAATCTTGATGAGATTTCCGAATTTGCTTATTTAACAGCTAAAAATTTCAACATGGAACGCCATAGCGAAGATTTAAAAAAGATTCTCACCTCTCATTTGAAGCAAGAATCTTTAGTTTAG
- a CDS encoding lytic transglycosylase domain-containing protein has protein sequence MSMELTGLDIALRRMQSIERQFQELSGFAAQKVDSDFQAILNNTMAEKNVEAAESPSEKIFSPAVNDTTKSSTRKDIDSLIDKYAEKNNLDASFVKALVKQESGFNPKARSHCGAMGLMQLMPATAMSLGVNNAYDAEQNIAGGTKYLRGLLDRFDGNKEFALAAYNAGPGAVNKYGGIPPYNETKNYVKNVMANYQNFKGGI, from the coding sequence ATGTCAATGGAATTGACAGGATTAGATATTGCACTACGCAGAATGCAATCAATAGAAAGACAGTTTCAGGAATTGTCAGGTTTTGCTGCTCAGAAAGTGGATTCTGATTTCCAAGCTATATTAAACAATACAATGGCAGAAAAAAATGTTGAGGCAGCTGAATCACCTTCTGAAAAAATATTTTCACCTGCTGTTAATGACACAACAAAGTCTTCAACAAGAAAAGATATTGATTCTTTAATCGATAAATACGCAGAAAAAAATAATCTTGATGCTTCATTTGTAAAAGCACTTGTAAAGCAAGAATCAGGATTTAACCCGAAAGCTCGTTCTCACTGCGGAGCTATGGGACTTATGCAGTTAATGCCTGCTACGGCAATGTCTTTAGGCGTAAATAATGCTTATGATGCCGAGCAAAATATAGCAGGAGGCACAAAATATTTAAGAGGGCTTTTGGATAGATTTGACGGCAACAAAGAGTTTGCTTTAGCAGCGTATAATGCAGGCCCCGGTGCTGTCAACAAATACGGCGGTATTCCCCCATATAACGAAACAAAAAATTATGTCAAAAATGTAATGGCTAATTATCAAAACTTTAAAGGAGGCATCTGA
- a CDS encoding flagellar hook-basal body protein, with protein MITRGLQIAATGMQALMDENDVIAHNLANVNTAGFKKSALRFKSLYDARVEQTSPPGADIKSADYKYVGNISMGAQTDKSLLAFTQGTLDRTSNPLDVAIEGDGFYKIQDLDGNISYTRNGQFYINNQNKLVTREGEYVLDVRDKTVDINLRREQSTVDQVTFQGDGQIVISNPNNPKLLQKLALYDFSDKENMRQLGAGKFVPTDIQTNPPLKAEKFTLQQGAVELSNTNTITEMINSINVSRTYETLSKMVKNNSTLLQTAINLGKVRL; from the coding sequence ATGATAACAAGAGGTCTTCAAATCGCAGCAACAGGCATGCAAGCTTTAATGGATGAAAATGATGTAATTGCTCACAATCTTGCAAATGTCAATACGGCAGGCTTTAAAAAGTCTGCGTTGCGTTTTAAAAGTTTGTATGATGCGAGAGTTGAACAAACTTCTCCTCCGGGAGCTGATATCAAATCAGCCGATTATAAATATGTAGGCAACATTTCAATGGGGGCTCAAACAGATAAATCTTTGTTGGCTTTTACTCAAGGAACTCTTGATAGAACTTCAAATCCATTAGATGTCGCTATTGAAGGAGATGGATTCTATAAAATACAAGATTTGGACGGAAATATTTCGTACACAAGAAATGGACAATTTTATATAAACAATCAAAACAAGCTTGTAACAAGAGAAGGCGAATATGTTCTTGATGTTAGAGACAAGACTGTCGATATCAATCTTCGCCGTGAACAATCTACCGTTGACCAAGTTACATTCCAAGGTGATGGGCAAATTGTTATAAGTAATCCGAATAATCCAAAGCTTCTTCAAAAATTGGCTTTGTATGATTTTTCAGATAAAGAAAATATGAGACAACTCGGTGCGGGTAAATTTGTGCCGACTGATATTCAAACAAATCCGCCTTTAAAAGCGGAAAAATTTACACTGCAACAAGGTGCAGTCGAACTTTCTAACACCAATACAATTACTGAAATGATTAACTCTATCAATGTTTCAAGAACGTATGAAACTTTGAGTAAAATGGTGAAAAATAACTCGACTCTTTTGCAGACGGCTATTAATTTGGGTAAGGTTAGACTATAA